The following are from one region of the Gracilimonas sediminicola genome:
- a CDS encoding SHOCT domain-containing protein encodes MHDFQFFGGGWMMFIWWFLLIALVIVLLRPLFKTNQQESESETPLEILKRRYANGEIDQEEFEKRKKDLM; translated from the coding sequence ATGCATGATTTTCAATTTTTTGGAGGTGGCTGGATGATGTTTATCTGGTGGTTTTTACTCATTGCTTTGGTCATTGTTTTACTAAGGCCGTTATTCAAAACAAATCAACAAGAATCTGAAAGCGAAACGCCCCTTGAGATCCTTAAGCGAAGATATGCAAATGGGGAAATTGATCAAGAAGAATTCGAGAAGAGGAAAAAGGATCTGATGTGA
- a CDS encoding multicopper oxidase domain-containing protein, with product MKRKQFLHRVGLGTGALALSPWLTSCLTFSDDELQGSFRNRLPFPGQITDPSFNLSASSAEIEIPESLSLAAFQFNNSVPGPTIRHVKGQELNIQFTNNIGQESIIHWHGLIVPPEMDGHPKDA from the coding sequence ATGAAAAGAAAACAATTTTTACACAGAGTAGGTCTTGGAACGGGTGCATTAGCCCTATCACCTTGGTTAACATCCTGCCTAACTTTTTCTGACGATGAGTTGCAGGGTTCTTTTAGAAACAGATTGCCTTTTCCGGGTCAAATAACCGATCCTTCGTTTAATTTATCTGCCTCTTCTGCAGAAATAGAGATACCAGAATCGTTAAGTCTGGCTGCTTTTCAATTTAATAATTCAGTTCCCGGTCCAACAATTCGCCATGTAAAGGGGCAGGAACTTAACATCCAGTTTACTAATAATATAGGTCAGGAAAGCATTATTCACTGGCATGGACTCATTGTTCCCCCCGAAATGGATGGACATCCCAAAGATGC